One part of the Luteolibacter rhizosphaerae genome encodes these proteins:
- a CDS encoding GNAT family N-acetyltransferase yields the protein MPAPPLPPPPPQALHSGPLALRFAKAVVPVGKHLAPYYHFRILSALKDVGHINLRVGDSEHIRRVVGHVGFGIRKRCRGHGFALLACQALAPFAHTIGSPLVLTCDPENHASRRTLERLTGNQGEEISVPPGDPHLKRGSRIKLRFHWHPALMADG from the coding sequence ATGCCTGCGCCTCCGTTGCCACCTCCGCCGCCGCAGGCACTGCACTCGGGTCCTCTTGCCCTTCGCTTCGCCAAGGCGGTCGTCCCGGTGGGCAAGCATCTCGCGCCTTACTACCATTTCCGGATTCTCTCCGCGCTCAAGGATGTCGGGCACATCAACCTGCGGGTGGGGGATAGCGAGCACATACGGAGGGTCGTGGGTCACGTCGGTTTCGGCATCCGCAAGCGGTGTCGCGGGCATGGGTTTGCATTACTGGCCTGCCAAGCCCTCGCTCCTTTTGCCCATACCATTGGCTCGCCTCTGGTTCTGACCTGCGATCCAGAGAATCACGCGTCCCGCCGGACGCTTGAGAGATTGACGGGCAATCAGGGCGAGGAGATCTCGGTTCCGCCCGGCGATCCTCACTTGAAGCGAGGCTCCCGCATCAAGCTGCGATTTCACTGGCATCCGGCTCTCATGGCAGATGGGTAG
- a CDS encoding GAF domain-containing protein, translating into MINSSPGCELEIVIATDQLDARPSRPIDEAAETAAFLELVQELAKAPESLFPEIVAAVLKFSNAESAGISLLDESRGIFVWPAVTGGLARYVGAGTPADFGPCGTVLDRDAPVLFRQPQRYFTYLAPIKPALEEVLLVPFYMNGKPVGTVWAVIHKPGQKFDAEDRRLLENLSDFAASSFRILSESDALRELLKSLPGPN; encoded by the coding sequence ATGATCAACAGTTCCCCCGGCTGCGAATTGGAAATTGTGATCGCTACCGATCAGCTGGATGCGAGGCCGTCGCGGCCAATTGATGAGGCGGCCGAGACAGCTGCATTCCTTGAGTTGGTGCAGGAACTCGCCAAAGCCCCGGAGAGCCTGTTTCCGGAAATTGTGGCAGCGGTGCTGAAATTCTCCAATGCCGAATCGGCAGGGATCAGCCTGCTGGACGAATCGCGGGGAATCTTCGTTTGGCCGGCCGTCACCGGTGGCTTGGCGCGCTACGTCGGCGCCGGGACGCCCGCCGATTTTGGCCCTTGCGGCACGGTGCTGGACCGCGATGCGCCGGTTCTCTTTCGTCAGCCTCAACGCTACTTCACCTATTTGGCTCCGATCAAGCCCGCGCTTGAGGAAGTGCTGCTTGTGCCCTTTTACATGAACGGAAAGCCGGTAGGAACTGTCTGGGCTGTGATTCACAAGCCCGGTCAGAAGTTCGATGCCGAAGATCGCCGCTTGCTTGAAAATCTGAGCGACTTTGCGGCCTCGTCATTCCGCATTCTAAGCGAAAGCGACGCTTTGAGGGAGCTGCTGAAAAGCCTTCCTGGTCCGAACTGA
- a CDS encoding 4-alpha-glucanotransferase has protein sequence MLNRRRAGLLVPVYALRRDGDYGIGDTAAVKEAIDFCADHGFSVLQILPVHETIGDHSPYNPISSRALAPALLTIAPEEVPGLSEEMMAQAAPEAWLTQLREGKVRQEAVHPLKAQILLAASYQFNAQGEVALREEFECFLKAQASWLDAYALFRLLVREYEGNTHWDDWRPEHRSYEAAQSWLSQHPAREDLEELRRGFSFIQWVGYRQWKAVRRHADARGILVMGEMSFGVGQSSADVWANSTLFDTEWSMGTRPLAHFDTTKDAERWGQNWGLPPYRWENHRSSGFAWLRGRVEWEKEFFHACRIDHLRGYFRAYMFPWRGGAAHVEFSALTEEEAAEKTGGLLPRFVPGPDEDPLTAGMNELQGREVIGQIIDAAGEMDLVAEIMGEMPDYMRRTLDELELANLSFPQLLRRADERVIAPEAFREFSLATYANHDNAPLASLFHQLSTESRDDPEGKSAEDLEALLTFAGLHEHGPETLDDVSLAALQAALFQTRARLAILMCSDLLGIPLRFNLPGSYGRGTWSDRLEMPLRSYALHPVYGPRIRAAVTHASESRRV, from the coding sequence ATGCTCAATCGACGACGTGCCGGCCTCCTCGTGCCGGTGTATGCGCTGCGCCGGGACGGCGACTACGGCATCGGTGATACTGCTGCGGTGAAGGAGGCAATCGATTTCTGCGCGGATCACGGATTCAGCGTGCTGCAGATCCTTCCAGTGCACGAGACGATCGGCGATCATAGCCCATACAATCCGATCAGCTCGCGCGCCCTCGCGCCGGCGCTGCTAACGATCGCTCCGGAGGAGGTGCCCGGCCTCAGCGAGGAGATGATGGCGCAGGCAGCACCGGAGGCGTGGCTGACCCAGCTGCGGGAAGGCAAGGTGCGGCAAGAAGCGGTGCACCCGTTGAAGGCCCAGATCCTTCTGGCGGCCTCGTATCAATTCAACGCGCAGGGTGAGGTCGCGCTGCGGGAGGAATTCGAATGCTTCCTCAAGGCGCAGGCCTCCTGGTTGGACGCATACGCACTCTTCCGGCTGCTGGTGCGGGAATATGAGGGAAATACGCACTGGGATGATTGGCGACCGGAGCACCGCTCCTACGAGGCGGCGCAGAGCTGGCTGTCGCAGCATCCGGCGCGGGAGGATCTCGAAGAGCTCCGGAGAGGCTTCTCCTTCATCCAGTGGGTGGGCTACCGCCAATGGAAGGCAGTGCGCCGACATGCAGACGCACGCGGGATTCTGGTGATGGGTGAGATGTCCTTCGGCGTCGGCCAAAGCAGTGCGGATGTGTGGGCGAATTCCACACTCTTCGACACGGAATGGAGCATGGGAACACGGCCGCTGGCACACTTCGACACGACGAAGGATGCGGAGCGGTGGGGGCAGAACTGGGGGCTGCCGCCGTATCGATGGGAAAACCATCGCTCCAGCGGGTTTGCTTGGCTGCGAGGGCGCGTGGAATGGGAGAAGGAGTTCTTCCACGCATGCCGGATCGATCATCTACGGGGCTATTTCCGTGCTTACATGTTCCCGTGGCGTGGCGGGGCGGCCCATGTCGAGTTCTCCGCGCTGACCGAAGAGGAAGCGGCGGAGAAGACGGGCGGGCTGCTGCCGCGCTTCGTGCCCGGACCGGACGAAGATCCGTTGACGGCGGGGATGAACGAGCTGCAAGGGCGGGAGGTGATCGGCCAGATCATCGATGCGGCCGGAGAGATGGATCTGGTGGCGGAGATCATGGGCGAGATGCCCGATTACATGCGTCGTACGCTGGACGAACTCGAGTTGGCGAACCTTTCTTTTCCACAACTGCTGAGAAGGGCAGACGAACGGGTGATCGCTCCAGAAGCTTTTCGAGAGTTCAGCCTGGCCACCTATGCGAACCACGATAACGCGCCGCTCGCTTCGCTATTCCACCAGCTTTCGACGGAATCGAGGGACGATCCCGAGGGAAAATCGGCGGAGGACCTGGAAGCGCTTTTGACCTTCGCGGGTCTGCACGAGCACGGCCCGGAAACCTTGGATGATGTGAGTCTAGCAGCGCTGCAAGCGGCGCTCTTCCAGACCCGGGCGAGACTGGCGATACTGATGTGCAGCGATCTCTTGGGAATCCCGCTGAGATTCAACCTGCCGGGGAGCTATGGCCGCGGAACCTGGAGCGACCGCTTGGAGATGCCTCTGAGAAGCTATGCGCTTCATCCGGTATACGGGCCGAGAATCCGCGCGGCGGTGACTCATGCTAGCGAGAGCAGACGGGTGTAA
- a CDS encoding FAD/NAD(P)-binding protein, whose product MQRCQEPTDAPSGQVLTTSSMNPCQSLAIVGSGPSAIYLLRHILQNSGVLQRSLATVTVIEKASILGVGMPYSPQMSDRHNMSNISSEEIPALVETFADWLRAQDSSTLLELGIGDLAIKDDAIYPRIALGRYLQSQYRLIVGKLGEQGIDVRERPGLEVIDVKDLPREKSVLVVTADGKEEAFHRVVLATGHRWPDQDCVPAGYFASPWPISKLLPRAGEKFDFAVGTLGASLSAFDVIASLAHRHGTFEQAPGGAMIYHPSPGTEEFKVVMHSAQGLLPHLQFDQVEAMREIYRHVRRRELLDLLDAEGFLRIDTYFDHVCRPHLIQAFERDRMPELVSKLSEPSFGLRDFVEEMTTRHDYANAFEGMRREMQEARRSVIGHRPIHWKELIDDLMYTLNFHAELMPAEDHLTLQEVVLPFQMNVIAAMPLSSAETLLALYDAGKLALEPGKAKVTGKDPHGGYTTGVIEDGEGEGAGTNYRMFVDCSGQKPLELDEYPFPGLVSTHTASRARVPFVDPEVAKSLDADKREHLLQREGEIMYHVGGVGVDGAYRLVARNGESSPRIHEISFPHTTGFRPYSYGLQACSDTSAIVVQAWLEELEKGHPVKADVADYTRVYDKIGEDHQK is encoded by the coding sequence ATGCAAAGATGCCAAGAACCGACTGACGCTCCATCAGGCCAAGTTTTAACCACGTCCTCCATGAATCCATGCCAGTCCCTCGCCATCGTCGGAAGCGGTCCTTCGGCGATCTACCTCCTACGACACATTTTGCAAAATTCCGGGGTGTTGCAGCGATCCCTTGCGACAGTCACCGTCATTGAAAAGGCCTCCATCCTCGGCGTGGGCATGCCCTACAGCCCGCAGATGTCGGACCGCCACAACATGTCGAACATCTCCTCGGAAGAGATCCCGGCTCTCGTGGAAACCTTCGCGGACTGGCTTCGCGCGCAGGATTCCTCGACGCTGCTGGAGCTTGGTATTGGCGACCTCGCGATCAAGGATGACGCGATCTACCCGCGTATCGCCTTGGGCCGCTACTTGCAGTCCCAGTATCGCTTGATCGTGGGCAAGCTCGGTGAACAGGGAATTGATGTCCGCGAACGCCCAGGGTTGGAGGTCATCGACGTGAAGGATCTGCCAAGGGAAAAAAGTGTTCTAGTCGTTACGGCGGATGGGAAAGAGGAAGCCTTCCACCGGGTGGTGTTAGCCACTGGTCACCGCTGGCCGGATCAAGATTGCGTACCTGCTGGCTACTTTGCTTCGCCTTGGCCGATCTCGAAGCTGCTCCCTCGCGCCGGGGAGAAGTTTGACTTTGCTGTCGGCACCTTGGGCGCCTCCCTGAGCGCCTTCGATGTGATTGCATCCCTCGCCCATCGCCATGGGACATTCGAACAAGCTCCGGGGGGCGCGATGATCTACCACCCCTCGCCGGGGACAGAGGAGTTTAAGGTGGTCATGCACTCGGCGCAGGGCCTGCTACCGCACCTGCAGTTCGATCAGGTGGAGGCCATGCGTGAGATTTACCGTCACGTTCGGAGGAGAGAACTACTCGACCTCTTGGACGCCGAAGGCTTTCTCCGCATCGATACCTACTTTGACCACGTTTGCAGGCCGCATTTGATCCAAGCCTTTGAGCGTGACCGGATGCCGGAGTTGGTCTCCAAGCTATCCGAACCGTCCTTCGGTCTTCGCGACTTCGTCGAGGAGATGACCACCCGGCACGACTATGCAAACGCATTCGAGGGCATGCGCCGCGAGATGCAGGAGGCACGCAGGTCGGTGATCGGTCATCGGCCGATCCATTGGAAGGAACTCATCGATGACCTCATGTATACGCTGAACTTCCATGCCGAACTGATGCCTGCGGAAGATCACCTCACGCTTCAGGAGGTAGTCCTGCCTTTTCAAATGAACGTCATTGCGGCTATGCCGCTTTCATCCGCAGAGACTCTGCTGGCTCTCTACGATGCCGGTAAGCTCGCACTCGAACCGGGGAAGGCCAAGGTCACCGGCAAGGATCCTCACGGCGGCTACACCACGGGGGTGATCGAAGACGGGGAAGGGGAGGGTGCCGGAACGAACTACCGGATGTTTGTCGATTGTAGCGGGCAGAAGCCCTTGGAACTTGATGAATACCCCTTTCCCGGCTTGGTGAGCACACACACGGCAAGCCGTGCCCGGGTTCCGTTCGTGGATCCCGAAGTCGCAAAGTCTTTGGATGCAGATAAGAGGGAGCATCTGCTCCAAAGAGAAGGCGAGATAATGTATCATGTGGGTGGCGTGGGCGTCGATGGCGCCTACCGCTTGGTCGCTCGTAATGGCGAATCGAGCCCCCGGATTCACGAGATCTCCTTTCCTCACACCACCGGTTTCCGACCCTATTCTTACGGCCTTCAGGCATGCAGCGACACCAGCGCCATTGTGGTCCAAGCATGGCTGGAGGAACTTGAAAAGGGTCACCCGGTAAAGGCCGATGTCGCCGACTACACCCGGGTCTACGATAAGATCGGCGAAGATCATCAGAAGTGA
- a CDS encoding EF-hand domain-containing protein has protein sequence MKTSSHAKAALAGFAMSFVAAGTSLAGSLDTSAFVLADVNLSGGLSTTEFNTTLEAGLSVRAQAKSFRRADYNRDAAIQVNEFLIFRGAIQPQNKIETAFYQSDLSLSGTLSWDEFVSTYGARTSYVNIRRNFLRSDVNLDGSVSLQEYNSLRRGQTSPNTDSIYVLADFDANAQVNLTEFGYFFAQGASETKIQTKFTRFDANSDGFLTTSEWNPGVRNN, from the coding sequence ATGAAAACATCCTCACACGCAAAAGCAGCCCTCGCGGGTTTCGCCATGTCCTTCGTCGCCGCAGGAACCTCTCTGGCCGGTAGCCTTGATACCTCGGCCTTCGTCCTTGCCGATGTGAACCTCTCGGGCGGCCTCAGCACCACCGAGTTTAACACCACGCTCGAGGCGGGACTGAGTGTCCGCGCCCAAGCGAAGTCTTTTCGCCGTGCCGACTACAATCGGGATGCGGCGATCCAAGTGAACGAGTTCCTGATCTTCCGCGGCGCAATCCAGCCGCAGAACAAGATCGAGACGGCTTTCTATCAAAGCGACCTCTCCTTGAGCGGTACGCTTAGCTGGGATGAATTTGTCAGCACCTACGGTGCGCGCACGTCCTACGTTAATATCCGCCGGAACTTTCTGCGCTCGGATGTGAATTTGGACGGCTCGGTGAGTCTGCAGGAATACAACTCTCTCCGCCGTGGTCAGACCTCTCCCAACACGGACTCGATCTACGTCCTCGCGGACTTTGACGCCAATGCGCAGGTGAACCTGACCGAGTTCGGGTACTTCTTCGCCCAGGGCGCTTCTGAGACCAAGATCCAGACGAAGTTTACCCGCTTCGACGCGAACTCGGATGGCTTCCTGACCACCAGCGAGTGGAATCCGGGAGTTCGGAACAACTGA
- a CDS encoding SDR family NAD(P)-dependent oxidoreductase has translation MKETALVTGCTSGIGLHLAHEFAAHGHPLVLVAPDASELRALTNRISAEFGVAAVSVAKDLEHEDAAEDIFYRLQREGTEVDILVNNAGHGFRGKSWEIPLHKDISMVRLNIEAILRMTKLFLPPMLAKGSGRILNTAPVAGFEPGPMLNVYHSTKAFVLSYSEGLSVELEGTGVSVTALCPGPTDTDFFPKADMIGVVGFQKGNLMAPQEVAKAGYSGVMEGELLVIPGAMNKALVAGRRVLTEHAQAKLNEAMYQEVPPEKQTRARGDKENQT, from the coding sequence ATGAAAGAAACCGCTCTCGTTACCGGCTGCACCAGCGGCATCGGCCTCCACCTTGCTCACGAATTCGCCGCGCACGGTCATCCTCTGGTGCTTGTTGCGCCGGATGCTTCTGAATTGAGAGCTCTCACCAACCGTATATCGGCTGAGTTCGGAGTAGCAGCTGTGTCTGTAGCCAAGGATCTCGAACACGAGGATGCCGCCGAGGACATCTTCTATCGACTGCAACGCGAGGGCACCGAGGTCGACATTCTCGTCAACAATGCGGGCCACGGCTTCCGAGGCAAAAGCTGGGAGATTCCTTTGCACAAGGATATCTCGATGGTCCGTCTCAACATCGAGGCGATTTTGCGCATGACGAAGCTATTCCTCCCTCCGATGCTGGCGAAAGGGAGCGGGAGAATCCTGAATACGGCGCCCGTCGCCGGATTCGAGCCTGGTCCGATGCTGAACGTGTATCATTCCACCAAGGCTTTTGTGCTCTCCTATAGCGAGGGCCTGTCGGTCGAACTGGAAGGCACCGGGGTATCAGTTACTGCTCTCTGCCCCGGCCCCACGGATACCGACTTCTTCCCGAAGGCCGACATGATCGGCGTTGTCGGATTCCAAAAGGGTAATCTCATGGCACCCCAGGAGGTTGCCAAGGCAGGCTATTCAGGCGTGATGGAAGGTGAACTCCTTGTGATACCCGGCGCGATGAACAAGGCGCTCGTGGCCGGCCGGCGCGTGCTCACCGAGCACGCCCAGGCAAAGCTGAACGAAGCCATGTATCAAGAGGTTCCGCCGGAGAAGCAAACCCGCGCCCGTGGTGACAAAGAGAACCAAACCTGA
- a CDS encoding MOSC domain-containing protein: protein MDQAERTSHCGSSSAVAAVPAWTGRLVKIYISKGHDYWGRSGEGRLQSGIDELKEIECVAGMGLRGDRYFGTKPGFKGQVTFFDQKVVDEMRQQFKLAKLPASVFRRNLIVSGVDLSEWLGKRFCFQNIEFEGAQECHPCHWMDRVVGPGAAGFMKEGFRGGLRARIHGNGFLSVQPHGG, encoded by the coding sequence ATGGATCAAGCCGAACGGACCTCGCACTGCGGGAGTTCCTCTGCCGTGGCAGCGGTGCCGGCATGGACGGGACGCCTTGTGAAGATCTACATCTCCAAGGGCCACGACTACTGGGGCAGAAGCGGAGAGGGTCGGCTCCAAAGCGGCATCGATGAGCTGAAAGAAATCGAATGTGTCGCTGGCATGGGACTGCGGGGAGACCGCTACTTCGGAACCAAGCCCGGCTTTAAAGGCCAAGTCACGTTTTTCGATCAGAAGGTGGTCGATGAGATGCGGCAGCAATTCAAGCTCGCGAAGCTGCCCGCTTCGGTCTTCCGACGTAATCTCATCGTAAGCGGAGTTGATCTGAGCGAATGGCTGGGGAAGCGCTTCTGCTTTCAAAACATCGAGTTCGAGGGGGCTCAGGAATGCCATCCTTGCCACTGGATGGACCGGGTTGTCGGACCGGGCGCTGCCGGGTTCATGAAGGAAGGATTCCGCGGTGGCTTGCGTGCCAGAATTCACGGCAACGGGTTCTTGAGCGTGCAACCTCATGGTGGGTGA
- a CDS encoding HD domain-containing protein has product MKAKKFYAMLPTPLLSLSPAAFLWQYAAAVAAEAHDGQTPPGSGMPYFAHPSRVALIVSAVFGCHDQEVLATALLHDVLEKTKVNREGMAIAMGANVASWVEYLSKTSPDEKKIYWQRLAASPWQARLVKMADALDHLNGPPEYLAERLKSAHKALALATSAEPEIQRASAALRDAIEALSSLHNPQ; this is encoded by the coding sequence ATGAAAGCCAAGAAATTCTACGCCATGTTACCCACTCCGCTGCTATCTCTCTCGCCAGCCGCGTTCCTTTGGCAATACGCGGCGGCGGTGGCGGCGGAGGCCCACGACGGTCAAACGCCCCCCGGATCCGGGATGCCCTACTTCGCTCATCCCTCGCGTGTCGCTCTCATCGTTTCGGCGGTCTTCGGCTGCCATGATCAGGAGGTCTTGGCCACCGCACTGCTTCACGATGTGCTTGAGAAGACCAAGGTGAATCGGGAAGGTATGGCGATAGCCATGGGCGCGAATGTCGCTTCTTGGGTGGAGTATCTTTCCAAGACTTCCCCGGATGAGAAAAAGATCTACTGGCAACGGCTTGCTGCATCACCGTGGCAAGCGCGTCTAGTAAAGATGGCGGACGCCCTCGATCATCTTAATGGACCTCCTGAGTATCTCGCCGAGCGCCTTAAGTCGGCACACAAGGCACTTGCCTTGGCGACTTCGGCGGAGCCGGAAATCCAGCGCGCATCAGCTGCGCTTCGGGATGCGATTGAGGCACTCTCATCGCTTCACAATCCCCAGTAG
- a CDS encoding response regulator transcription factor, translating into MNTIYLVDDHPMLRGGLSHIVQQDGRFQICGEASTAMQAMNEIPQLRPDVVVMDITLPDKSGLELIKDLLALHPTLRVLVFSMHDEMLYAERVIRAGGKGYLVKGSDSEQFTQALREVIGGGIYLSERVSAHILNRMSVGHNREPAFGPATLTDRELEIFQMLGQGLGTPQIAAKLHISPRTVDAHRNNIRMKLSLPDAAAVLREAVIWVESGGLEGSTAESSRSSKSGE; encoded by the coding sequence ATGAATACGATTTATCTCGTCGACGATCACCCGATGCTCCGCGGGGGATTGAGCCATATCGTCCAGCAGGACGGCCGCTTCCAGATCTGCGGAGAGGCCTCCACCGCGATGCAGGCGATGAATGAGATCCCGCAACTGCGCCCGGACGTGGTGGTGATGGACATCACTCTTCCGGACAAGAGCGGGCTGGAACTCATCAAGGACCTGCTGGCACTGCACCCGACCCTGCGGGTGCTGGTCTTCTCAATGCACGACGAAATGCTGTATGCGGAGAGGGTGATCCGCGCAGGAGGCAAGGGCTATCTGGTGAAGGGATCCGACAGCGAGCAATTCACGCAAGCGCTACGCGAAGTGATCGGCGGCGGGATCTACCTCAGCGAGCGAGTCTCAGCACATATCCTGAACCGGATGTCGGTAGGGCATAACCGGGAGCCAGCCTTCGGCCCGGCGACGCTGACCGATCGCGAGCTGGAGATCTTCCAAATGCTCGGGCAGGGCCTAGGGACGCCGCAGATCGCGGCGAAGCTACACATCAGCCCCCGCACAGTGGATGCACATCGGAACAATATCCGGATGAAGCTCTCCCTGCCGGATGCGGCGGCAGTGCTGCGGGAAGCGGTGATCTGGGTGGAGTCGGGGGGGCTCGAAGGTTCCACGGCTGAGTCGTCCAGAAGTAGCAAGTCTGGGGAATGA
- a CDS encoding WYL domain-containing protein, with the protein MHVLPYANLEDVRYAIRHRCLISFSYKRERITAEPHLLGNFQKTHALILVAWKTEPEEGWDHYRYAQIRDFEVLRERFYHFRTGFTPHDRKIVGIDTMVSGYPR; encoded by the coding sequence ATGCACGTCCTACCTTACGCCAATCTGGAGGACGTTCGCTATGCGATCCGCCATCGCTGTTTAATCTCCTTCTCCTACAAGCGGGAGCGGATAACAGCCGAACCTCACTTGTTGGGAAACTTTCAGAAGACACATGCCTTAATTCTCGTGGCATGGAAAACGGAGCCGGAGGAAGGCTGGGATCACTACCGTTACGCTCAGATCCGCGACTTCGAGGTGCTCAGGGAACGTTTCTACCATTTCAGGACCGGCTTTACCCCCCATGACCGGAAGATCGTGGGCATCGACACGATGGTGAGCGGTTACCCGCGCTAA